In the genome of Anomalospiza imberbis isolate Cuckoo-Finch-1a 21T00152 chromosome 27, ASM3175350v1, whole genome shotgun sequence, one region contains:
- the MICOS13 gene encoding MICOS complex subunit MIC13, whose protein sequence is MAARLLPAAKFLIKGGLAGAAVYVAYDQGLLGSGTEGAEALRKAQETLPPAIQEWTDYLGWELPSTPKIDFSLSASWNKGVHTVMSALSAAPTRACEYTVEGWKYVKDLVK, encoded by the exons atggCCGCCCGCCTGCTGCCCGCAGCCAA GTTTCTGATCAAAGGAGgcctggctggagctgctgtgtaCGTGGCATATGaccaggggctgctgggcagTGGCACAGAGGGTGCTGAAGCACTCAGAAAAGCTCAAGAAACGCTGCCTCCAGCTATCCAAGAGTGGACAGATTACCTGGGCTGGGAG CTCCCATCCACTCCAAAAATTgacttttccctctctgcttcctggaATAAAG GGGTGCACACAGTCATGTCTGCCTTGTCTGCAGCTCCCACCAGGGCCTGTGAATACACAGTGGAAGGCTGGAAATACGTGAAGGATCTTGTGAAATGA
- the HSD11B1L gene encoding hydroxysteroid 11-beta-dehydrogenase 1-like protein: MKPIGKVLCVTAIVAGLIAFFWKDDFNPESLSGARVLVTGASAGIGEQIAYHYARFGAEIVLTARREAVLQKVMEKCLTLGAKKIFYIPADMSSPSEPEKVVQFAVQKLGGLDYLVLNHIGTNRFQEWTGDVEYTRWLMQVNFLSYVALATAALPTLEKNRGALVIVSSLTGKMPTPFTTSYSATKFALDGFFSSLRHELIMQKRDVSVTLCILGLIDTESALEYTRGKVHLSASPAPEAALAIVRGGATRAHEIFYPRWLQQLCCLWALFPSSGNQVLRAFYNYSSP; the protein is encoded by the exons ATGAAGCCAATTGGAAAAGTGCTTTGTGTTACAGCGATTGTAGCTGGGCTCATAGCTTTCTTCTGGAAAGACGACTTTAACCCAG AGAGCCTGTCTGGTGCCCGTGTTCTCGTGACTGGAGCCAGTGCTGGGATTGGAGAGCAGATAGCATATCACTATGCCAGATTTGGGGCTGAAATAGTGTTGACTGCCAGAAGGGAAGCTGTGCTGCAGAAG GTGATGGAGAAATGCCTGACACTTggagcaaagaaaatattttatatccCTGCCGATATGTCTTCCCCTTCAGAACCTGAAAAGGTGGTTCAGTTTGCTGTCCAAAAGCTGG GGGGCCTGGACTACCTCGTGTTGAACCACATCGGCACCAACCGCTTCCAGGAGTGGACTGGAGATGTGGAATACACCCGCTGGCTTATGCAG GTGAATTTTTTGAGTTATGTGGCTCTTGCAACAGCGGCTCTTCCCACCCTGGAGAAGAACAGAGGTGCTCTGGTGATTGTTTCTTCCCTCACAG ggaaaatgccCACTCCCTTCACCACTTCTTACTCTGCCACCAAGTTTGCACTGGATGGATTTTTCAGCTCACTGCGCCATGAGCTCATCATGCAGAAGAGAGATGTGTCTGTCACACTGTGCATCCTGGGCCTGATTGATACTGAGTCAGCACTGGAGTACACCAG GGGCAAAGTGCACCTCAGTGCCTCCCCTGCTCCCGAGGCCGCGCTCGCCATCGTCCGGGGCGGGGCCACTCGGGCACACGAGATTTTCTACCCgcggtggctgcagcagctctgctgcctctgggcTCTGTTCCCCAGCAGCGGGAACCAGGTGCTACGGGCTTTCTATAACTACAGCAGTCCCTGA